In Gossypium arboreum isolate Shixiya-1 chromosome 6, ASM2569848v2, whole genome shotgun sequence, the following are encoded in one genomic region:
- the LOC108485387 gene encoding ATPase 9, plasma membrane-type-like translates to MADKSISLEEIKNETVDLERIPVEEVFQQLKCTRNGLTSEEGQKRLQIFGPNKLEEKKENKVLKFLGFMWNPLSWVMEFAAIMAIALANGGGKPPDWQDFIGIVSLLFINSTISFIEENNAGNAAAALMAGLAPKTKVLRDGKWNEQEAAILVPGDIISIKLGDIVPADARLLEGDSLKIDQSALTGESLPVNKHSGDEVFSGSTVKQGEIEAVVIATGVHTFFGKAAHLVDSTNNVGHFQQVLTAIGNFCICSIGVGMLIEIVVMYPIQRRKYRDGIDNLLVLLIGGIPIAMPTVLSVTMAIGSHRLSQQGAITKRMTAIEEMAGMDVLCSDKTGTLTLNKLTVDKSMIEVFMDNIDKEMVLLLAARASRVENQDAIDACIVGMLGDPKEARAGVTEVHFFPFNPVDKRTAMTYIEADGSWHRVSKGAPEQIIELCNLRNDAKRRAHDIITKFADRGLRSLAVAKQKVPEKTKDGQGDPWQFVGLLPLFDPPRHDSAETIRRALSLGVNVKMITGDQLAIGKETGRRLGMGTNMYPSSVLLGENKGDALDTIGVDELIEKADGFAGVFPEHKYEIVKRLQQRKHICGMTGDGVNDAPALKKADTGIAVDDATDAARSASDIVLTEPGLSVIVSAVLTSRAIFQRMKNYTIYAVSITIRIVLGFMLLALIWKFDFSPFMVLIIAILNDGTIMTISKDRVKPSPMPDSWKLKEIFCTGIVLGTYLACMTLVFFWAANDSNFFSDKFGVRSIRHNQDELTAAVYLQVSIVSQALIFVTRSRSWSFIERPGFLLVIAFILAQLVATVIAVYANWGFARIKGIGWGWAGVIWIYSVVFYFPLDVIKFLIRYAMSGKAWNNLLQNKTAFTTKKDYGKGEREAQWALAQRTLHGLTPPEMTEKSNYIELSEIAEQARKRAEVARLRELHTLKGHVESVVKLKGLDIDTIQQHYTV, encoded by the exons ATGGCGGATAAGAGcatcagcttggaagaaatcaaGAATGAGACTGTTGATCTT GAGCGAATTCCCGTTGAAGAAGTGTTTCAACAATTGAAATGCACCAGGAACGGCCTGACAAGTGAAGAAGGCCAAAAAAGGCTTCAAATCTTTGGTCCCAACAAACTTGAAGAGAAAAAG GAAAACAAGGTTCTGAAGTTCTTGGGATTTATGTGGAATCCTCTTTCATGGGTCATGGAGTTTGCTGCTATTATGGCCATTGCTTTGGCTAATGGAGGA GGCAAACCCCCAGATTGGCAAGATTTTATTGGAATTGTCTCATTGCTCTTCATCAACTCAACTATTAGCTTCATCGAAGAAAATAATGCAGGAAATGCTGCTGCTGCACTTATGGCTGGTCTTGCTCCCAAAACCAAG GTCCTAAGAGATGGAAAATGGAACGAGCAAGAAGCTGCGATTTTGGTACCGGGAGACATCATCAGTATTAAATTGGGAGATATTGTCCCTGCAGATGCACGTCTTCTTGAAGGTGATTCACTCAAGATTGATCAGTCTGCTCTTACCGGTGAGTCTTTGCCTGTAAATAAGCACTCAGGTGATGAGGTATTCTCTGGTTCGACTGTAAAGCAAGGTGAGATTGAGGCTGTCGTTATTGCCACTGGCGTCCACACCTTCTTTGGAAAAGCTGCTCACCTTGTTGATAGCACCAATAACGTAGGGCACTTCCAGCAG GTGCTGACAGCAATTGGGAACTTCTGCATATGCTCAATTGGAGTAGGGATGCTTATCGAGATTGTTGTGATGTATCCAATCCAGCGCCGTAAGTACAGAGATGGAATCGATAATCTATTGGTGCTTCTCATTGGAGGGATTCCAATTGCCATGCCAACAGTTTTATCTGTGACCATGGCTATCGGATCTCACCGGCTTTCACAACAAGGAGCCATCACTAAGAGAATGACAGCAATTGAAGAAATGGCTGGAATGGACGTACTTTGCAGTGATAAGACAGGGACACTCACTCTCAACAAGCTTACAGTGGACAAGAGCATGATTGAG GTGTTCATGGACAATATTGACAAGGAAATGGTTCTTCTACTAGCGGCAAGGGCCTCCCGGGTTGAGAATCAAGATGCCATTGATGCCTGTATTGTTGGAATGCTAGGTGATCCCAAGGAG GCCAGAGCAGGGGTTACAGAAGTTCATTTCTTTCCCTTCAACCCTGTTGATAAGCGTACAGCCATGACATATATCGAGGCTGATGGTAGTTGGCACCGAGTCAGCAAAGGTGCTCCAGAACAG ATTATTGAACTATGTAACCTCCGAAATGATGCGAAGAGGAGAGCTCATGATATCATTACTAAGTTTGCTGATCGTGGGCTTCGCTCTCTTGCAGTGGCAAAACAA AAAGTGCCTGAGAAAACCAAGGATGGCCAAGGAGATCCATGGCAATTTGTGGGTTTATTGCCTCTATTTGATCCCCCAAGGCATGATAGCGCAGAGACAATTCGCCGTGCTCTAAGTCTTGGTGTCAATGTCAAGATGATCACAGGTGATCAACTAGCCATTGGAAAGGAAACTGGTCGCCGGCTCGGCATGGGAACCAACATGTATCCATCATCAGTTCTCCTTGGTGAAAATAAGGGTGATGCATTAGATACAATTGGCGTTGATGAGCTTATCGAGAAGGCTGATGGTTTTGCGGGCGTTTTTCCTG AGCACAAGTATGAAATTGTGAAGAGGCTACAACAAAGAAAGCACATATGTGGCATGACCGGAGACGGTGTGAATGATGCACCAGCTCTTAAGAAGGCTGATACTGGGATTGCAGTCGATGATGCAACCGATGCAGCTCGTAGTGCGTCGGACATAGTATTAACAGAACCAGGACTAAGTGTGATTGTGAGTGCTGTTCTGACAAGTAGAGCAATTTTCCAGAGAATGAAAAACTACACCATCTATGCTGTCTCCATTACTATCCGAATCGTGTTGGGATTTATGCTCCTTGCACTTATTTGGAAGTTCGATTTTTCACCTTTCATGGTTTTGATCATAGCCATACTCAATGATGGAACAATTATGACCATTTCCAAGGACAGGGTTAAGCCATCTCCAATGCCTGACTCGTGGAAGCTCAAGGAGATTTTTTGCACTGGCATTGTCCTCGGCACCTATCTAGCTTGCATGACTCTTGTTTTCTTCTGGGCTGCGAATGACTCGAACTTCTTTTCT GATAAATTTGGTGTAAGATCCATTAGACACAATCAGGACGAGCTTACAGCTGCTGTTTACCTCCAAGTGAGCATAGTGAGTCAAGCACTCATCTTCGTCACTCGTTCTCGAAGCTGGTCTTTCATCGAACGTCCCGGTTTCTTGCTCGTGATTGCCTTCATTTTGGCACAACTC GTGGCTACTGTAATTGCAGTTTATGCAAACTGGGGGTTTGCAAGAATCAAAGGCATAGGATGGGGTTGGGCGGGTGTAATCTGGATCTACAGTGTAGTCTTTTACTTCCCACTTGATGTAATCAAGTTCTTAATCCGCTATGCCATGAGTGGAAAAGCTTGGAATAATTTGCTTCAAAACAAG ACTGCCTTCACAACAAAGAAGGATTACGGAAAAGGAGAGAGGGAAGCACAATGGGCATTGGCTCAACGCACCCTTCATGGCTTGACACCTCCTGAAATGACCGAGAAGAGCAACTATATAGAACTGTCGGAGATTGCTGAGCAAGCCAGGAAGCGTGCCGAAGTTGCAAG GTTGAGGGAGCTTCACACACTCAAAGGACACGTTGAATCCGTAGTGAAGCTCAAAGGACTCGACATTGATACCATTCAACAACACTATACTGTTTGA